The sequence cgctagaccacacgaccaactgggctctcaaaaaaagagctttcggtggccatatgttacctttccacgtcagttttaatctagcggcgtattacagtacatgatatataaggcaagaagatgttattgttacagatcagctaaattatctatagtaaaggatcctacaaattaatgtaagatacagtcacagaaaataattatattcataagtacgtctgagtcagtgacaaccctacaacagatgtatccatcggatcgccatcaatgatggtgatacatggctgtgtacataatgtatatacaactcgtctaaacatcaacccaacaatgttagatctgtaaatttgctttcgcaaatttttggttcttccctcgccatatatatatatatatgctatgCTATGTATACAACTGATAGCGGTTTTTTTCATCCACATTGATTCGATGATATTTCTGTATTTCCCATATTAAACGTCTTACCCTGCTCCTGATGCTTTAAATATATCTGCCCATTCGTCTGGATTGAAGAATTCTGCTGTGAAATCTGCAGCAAAGTCAGCATAGGTAAAATCAGGTCGGTAAttccttttcataaaatttacaatatccTGATTTGGGTGTTTTGCTTTCCAGTGTGGCCAAAACCATTCAGAGGAGAAACTTGGAACAGCAAATACACCCCATGTTATGAAAATTCCAAATTTGGTTTCGTCATACCATTTTGGTAACGGTCTAGAATCCAAAGACTCCCAATCAGGAGTATATTTTGCATTACTTAAATGCAATCCTATgcaacaaattataaatatcaacaaCCAGTGTATCGccattttacaatttaaaagctCACATGATTTATCACATGTAAAAATAGTCCCTTTATATTGtaatatctttttcatttaaaaatccATAGAGCGTAGAATTGGTTATATTTCAATCACAATGTTTTCTATACGGGAAGAAACTAATcgataaatgaatatatttttaagttatttcCTTACTACAGTTTGATCAAAAACTGATAAGTATAAACAAGAAATATACAATTCATTGGTATGAAACATGCAACATGATTCCTTATTTCTAAAggtatttaaattataaaaaaaaacaacggaGAGAATGGGTCATGAGACAAACgcattcaaataatataaataataacaatgaaTGAATAAACTTTATTGACAGTCGACAGAGTTTAGGACTTGTATTTTATCTGGCAAGATTAAACTGACCGTGACCTTATTTCTATGGTTCGTTGGTTAATGTTCAATTTTCGTTATATGCTTTGATATCATCAAATTAGCTAACACTATTGGGTGTATAGTATTAGTATGATTCTAAAATGTACGTGTGCGTGTCTGTCTAGTGGCCTTATTTTCTGGATCATTGATAatgtaacatgtttaaccccgccgcacttttgcgcctgtcccaagtcaggagcctctggcctttgttagtcttgtattatttttattttagtttcttgtgtacaatttggaaattagtatggcgttcattatcactgaactagtatatatttgtttaggggccagctgaaggacgcctccgggtgcgggaatttctcgctacattgaagacctgttggtgaccttctgctgttgtttttttatttggtcggtttgttgtctctttgacacattccccatttccattctcaattttatatgtgaTATTTGTAGTAAAACCTTCATATTCATACTTTAACCATAAATCCAATCATCGAAGAAGGCGAGACATGTCAGacatatatactatatataatagTCTCTGAGTTAAGTCTCAAGATAAAACAAAGACGTGGTTCCGTGGTATTTCACGCCAGTAAAACacttatatgaaatattatatgatacaatacaaaaagttaaaatgtgattgcttttaatgatttaatttaGAACCTGGGAAAATTCAACACGTAAACAAGTAATGAGCCAGTAATGTAATTGATTGTAGCTTAATTGAACATAGTCCATTAACTCTGACGtgtcccacggccccagcttgtgtTGCAAAACAGCCGATGGACGtaagagtaatctcggactataTTGATTGAACCAATCTACAACACAAACAACCAGCTTCTGAATCTCTATTATCAAGATTGATTGGGGAtactctttttatattttcatattttcgtGATCCGTGAACATGGacatttttgttctattttaccAAAGCAATAAATTCGGAACCTTTAAATATAAGGGACGGGGGCGGttccagacatttttaaaaggggatcCGAATCCAGGTCTGAGGATAAAAAGGCATTGACCGTCCGCAAAAAGGTTTTCTTCGACGCGATCAatcggattattttttttccagatagAACACTTTAAGATATTGGGAGATTTGCATTCAGAGTCATCTGCCAGACCCTCGAGGCTTGACTAGATTTTTCCGAAGGCCCCAATCAAATttggaatcagaatatttttagATGGTCGGTccctaatataaaaaagaagatgtggtatgattgccaataaaacaactatccacaaaagaccaaaatgacacaaacattaacaactataggtcaccgtacggccttcaacaatgagcaaagcccataccgcatagtcagctataaaaggccccgataagacaatgtaaaacaatacaaaagatCCTAAGATCATATAAATACTTTATATCGTCCTGCAACTTGTCTTTGGAAGACTTTAAATTACTACCCctccgtttatatatatacaaggcAAAACCCCACCCCCACTACCGGGTACCACACACCaacacacacaaacacacacacacactccAGAATGGCAAATGGCCATTGACTGTTGATACTTTAACATCACTGcattgtaattttaatgaatattaaaGCAACTTTcgatttgacaataaaattatagGCCTCTAGGGTAAAACATCATGCAGTGTTAACAATGGTTTTCACCTGATCTCACCTGTAAGGTTTAACCTGATTTATACGTTATTTATCAACCAATTTTATTGTTATGACTGTGTACATTTTAGTGTAGAATTACAACAAAATATTCATGTGAAGTTTTATTGGATTGTTACATGTAATGTATACGTGTGTAACGGTCATGCTATTTATAGACTTAAAGATGGTTAATGCTGTTTACAAATAAACGGATAGTGATCATCTTTACATATTCTCAGGGATGTCGATAAAACAATTGgcaatttacatattttttatacaagcTTATTCTGCAAAATACACACCGGACTGGAAATCTTTAGATTCTAGACCTTTACCACAATGGTACGATGAAGCcaaatttggtatatttatccATTGGGGTGTATTTTCAGTTCCAAGTTTTCATTCGGAATGGTTTTGGAATTATTGGAAACTGCAGAAAATACCAGATGTTGTATCTTATATGGACAAGAATTATCCACCGGATTTTACATATGCTGACTTTGCTTCACAGTTTACTGTGGAGTTTTTCAACCCACGGGAGTGGGCTGATATTTTACAGGCCTCGGGTGCACGGTAAGTCAGTtatcataaatttgaaaaaaatacaagacaatTATGATTCATAATATTAAATTTCTTGAAATAACTTGAACCATACTATAACCTTTATACTGTATTACACTTGACAATTAAAAGACgattatgcatgaaatatttgccactggacggtAAGCAACACATAATAAATCAATTACTCGTCCCGGCTGTATGGACATTAGGGCAAGAATGgtataattattatttggacACTCGGATTGGCGGGTTCAAtgaattaatttcaaataatagacctgttggtgaccttctgctgttgtctgttctatggtcgggttgttttctctttgacacatttcccatttccattctcaatttgattttcaatctCTACTAAGATTTACAATATCTCAGCTCTTTGTGTGTACTTTTAAAGTTGtaacaatataaacatgataaaagatatCCCTTGAGTATGTTCTAATCAGTTTATGTTAAGTAATTATGATTTATGACACCAGGGCatgtttatttgcatatttttcagGTATGTTGTCCTAACCAGCAAACACTGCGAAGGGTTTACAAACTGGCCCTCAAAATACTCCTTCAACTGGAACTCCAATGCCACGGGTCCTAATAGAGATTTAGTTGGTAAGTGTATTCGGAAACGGCTGATCACAGCTCCTCTCAAACAAAGTAGTTGTGTATAAGCAGTAATCaaggttaatataaaaaagatgtggtatgattgccaatgagacaactctccacaagagaccaaaatgacacaggaaTTAACAGCTATAGAGCACGGcacggccttcgacaatgaacaaagcccataccttattgtcagctataaaattgACCGAAATCAAAAAGGTATTAACAATACAAACGAGAAACTTACGGTCTAACTATTATGATTGTTTCAAAGTTACAGTAAATCTACAAAAGCATGCGGAGAACTATTCAACAACAAGATGATTCGTTTGCACTATTGTTATCCTGTTTAATTAgcttttaattgaatttataaaatcagACATATAAACACCAAGACTCGATAATTTATGCATTGTGATGTTTCTATTTCAGGCGAATTTTCTAGTGCTATTCGAGAAAAAACGAATTTAAAATTAGGATTATACCACTGCCTTTCTGAATGGTTTAATCCACTTTATCTCAGTGACAAGGAAGCCAATTTCACAACAAACGATTTTGTGAAGGTATTTTTCGCATTCTTATAGTGTTATATGCAGTAAAATGCTTTAACAAATCATGCAACCTGCAAATGTGTTTAGTTTTACAAATATGAACTTTTCGTTATTTCACTGTCGATCTGCAATTTTCGAAGTGTACCACCTCAATGACATGAATTGAAAGAGCTTTACCTGATATATATTATACGTATAAACTTCCCGCTTACATTCCCATAAAAAGCTAAATACTACATTTTACATTAAACCCACACACGTGCAGgttctatgagtttgaatgtcctctggtatctttcgctccCCTCTTTTCTGTGAAAGTGTTTCATTATATCAGGTTTTATTTGCCGAAATACCTTAGACaatcatatcggggcctttcatAGAGCTATGGCAACAAAACAGGTCGAGTAACCGCTTTGCTGTcagtcaaaaaaaaaataaactaaaggTTTTGGATAGAACActttcgtttgtttatttggCTCTTATCATAggtaatgtttttatatttgatctGGAGCACTTTTATAGTGCTGAGTTGTAGCGTGTAAGCAATGTTTAGATGGCCGTGAAGCTACTTCCTTTTTGCCGATAGGTTGAAATTTTGCACTACTCATTGTCCACAGATATTTATGTTTGGTCTAGAGCTTGATAATGTGAATTTATAGTGTGTAAGAAATTATACATCTGCTATGCGGCCACTTCTTTGCTGatagtttgaaatttttcaacaCTCATTGCAGATTATTGTACATGGAATATTTTCGTCAACCATTTCTTGGCTTATATGGaagcaaattatttcatatttgcaCATTAGGATAATGTTAAATCTATTCCATATAAGACCATATAATGATCCATTTGTTTAAGTGCGTAGattaatttttctcatttgtttaatttagtttaagaTCATGCCCGAACTTTATGAACTGGTCAGTAAATATAAACCAGAGCTGCTTTGGTCTGATTTGTGTGAGAAAAAAGGACCTGCATCCTATTGGACATCCAGGGAATTCCTTACATGGCTTTACAACGAAAGGTAAGTTAGATCTAATTTGGAATTGTTCGATGTTTGCCGGACATATCGCTGACGTTAACATATCTAATTAAACGCGGGaaaatcaaagataccaggcatGTAACACAGTTTGTGAATCAGTTTATAAATGCCACAGTAGTATCGagagtagtataccggtgttcaaaagtcataaatcgattaagagaaGTTAACAACCCGGGTTACAAccttaaaccgagggaaacacatcaactgtaagaggaaaacaaaggaacaacatgAACaccgaagtgcaacaaaaaacaaaacgcttACACACATAGAAAAGAACTATTTGAAAACAACGGTCACATCCCTGACTAGGTACAGGGcatgttaagaaaaaaatggtgggttgaataTCGTTTTATGGCTAGCATAACCTCCCACTAGACTTGACGAGCTACTAATTATTTAATTGGTTTTAATGGACAGGTTGACACAGAAGTGTTTAAAACCCTTTGA is a genomic window of Mytilus trossulus isolate FHL-02 chromosome 1, PNRI_Mtr1.1.1.hap1, whole genome shotgun sequence containing:
- the LOC134712782 gene encoding alpha-L-fucosidase-like, with protein sequence MSIKQLAIYIFFIQAYSAKYTPDWKSLDSRPLPQWYDEAKFGIFIHWGVFSVPSFHSEWFWNYWKLQKIPDVVSYMDKNYPPDFTYADFASQFTVEFFNPREWADILQASGARYVVLTSKHCEGFTNWPSKYSFNWNSNATGPNRDLVGEFSSAIREKTNLKLGLYHCLSEWFNPLYLSDKEANFTTNDFVKFKIMPELYELVSKYKPELLWSDLCEKKGPASYWTSREFLTWLYNESPVKETVVTNDRWCDVCLCKHGGYHTCTDRYNPGTLQKHKWENCMTIDQRSWGYRRNANIEDYLSVHEIITTFASTISCGGNMLMNVGPTKDGIIMPIFEERLRQFGSWLKVNEEAVYGTVPWSHQNDSLTKDVWYTMRQTNNEGTVVYAIVLSWPEHSVLKLFEPLATPVTLVTMLGYQGQFIWIPGTEYQGIYIDVPMISWNKLPTQWAWIFKLTFIDN